The Euphorbia lathyris chromosome 4, ddEupLath1.1, whole genome shotgun sequence genomic interval aatataattaaaattaatatattaaattttttatcactaaaaaataaggaagtgacacctcagttccatcgttgttgttttatattatatatagatatagatatataaatatgtagagaattagagagattttagggattaatttaaattctgtagaactcttagatatagtacggataaaataatcttttatagataaatataataatagaattaaaattaatatattatatattatattatattttttatcagtaaaaaaagaagGAAATGACACCTCAGTTCTATCGTtactttatattatatataaatatgtaaagaattagaaagattttatggattaatttaaattctgtagaacttttagatatagtacggataaaataatctttttatataataatacaattaaaattaatatatattaaattttttatcactaaaaaaggaggaagtgacacctcagttccatcgttactgttttatattatatatagatagatatagaTTATTCTAACAGGTAATGATTTTAATCTCGTACTCATCACATACTTTTTATACAGATACATTCGTTGCCATTCCTACTACCTTGTAATGGAACATGACGGATTTTAAAGAGAGGAGCAACATCATATTGATAGTTTCTCTTTTTATGTTAGttgaatcaaattaataaaagacttctaatattttaaaaatcaaCAATACAAGAAAATGCAACTAAAAACTGGAAATTTTAGAACTTCCATTTAGACGAAAGAAACAATTTTATtcggagcaattttacctctaacgatgatagttggatcaatttaagaaataattcatcaaactatcttcttAGTAATAAATCTtattatctacacttcacatgtgcgttattttatcactccTTACTCTTCACTGAATTCacgaaatttaaatatattaatctTCAccgaataaaaaaataaatatatgagGTAGTAATATAAAAttggataattaatttattagtttttatattttttatctaacatattgtttagacatcgtattttaataatacattatttagTCATTTTTTGATATAAATTAGAGATCGaaaaacatgttttttttagggataaggtgtaaaaatactcctaatgtTTACAACCGAGAGCAAATTTATCCTTAACTTctaaaatagtataattttacccctaacgttaacaGCCAAACACAGATGTTTTGTTCCTCATTctgtaccaattgcatatcaattcgtttaaaaaaagatttcatattttctatgatttAATAACAGAATTGGAGTAATATTTAGTaattcggcgaaatattttaaatttttttccaactcgtaaaatagacagtatattttttaattttttaataaaaaaattcatgtctaatcatatgtttatgatctgtcactaatgagtgataaaatgactgatacgtgaagtgtagatgacaagattcatgaccgagaaatagtttgataaattatttccaaaattgacccaatttgtcaacgttagaggtaaatttgctcttgacggctaatgttagagataaaattgcacaattttagatgttaagagtaaaattgctattaGTTGTGaatgttaagggtatttttggataaattccatccatgaccactgaactttaccattttaatattgtgaccACTAAAGTTCAATTCTTAGAAGTATCGCCACCAAacttatactttttaacaccgataGTCATTcaacactttttaatttttgaaaattttcgttttgagatcatttattTGTTGGTTGGTTAAGAGAGGAAAAATAAATTCTTAGAGAGAGAGTTCCAGATAAAATATGATTTAGGAAAATATaaaaggcttaataggcacacaatcccctaaacttgtaactttttttcacctggccccctcaacttagagGACAACCTTTCAACCCCCTCAAATtttcaaaaacatcacatacaacccattacacccctatgttcggtcaaaatattgagcCTTGTAGAAAAcacgcttgactgttgaccacaccaatgccacgtgttatttttttaattaaaattttccattgaGACCCTTACTCGGCGAGCAAGCCCATTTGTGATGTTTTCTACACGGATTTTCTACAcgagtcaatattttgaccgaacatagagATGTTTTCTATACGGGTCAATATattcaagcgcgttttctacacgggtcaatattttgaccggatataggggtgtaaggggctgtatctgatgtttttggagagttgaggagGTTGAGAGGTTGTCTCCTAAATTGAGAaggccaggtgaaaaaagttacaagtttagggggttggatGCCTACTAAGCCAATATAAAATATGATTCAGGAAAATCTGATTTCGGATCATGCCTCCAGCCGCCGACACTGTTAGGTTTCAGCAGCCCTGGTCAGGCGGACACCATCCAATTAGCACCTCTGTCTCTCGCACTGCTCCCATCCCATGTATCATTCGAAAAGCAGTAAGAATTCTATCATCATGTTGCTGCAACAAAACCTGCATTTCTCAGTAAAACTCACTTTTGACTACTCAAAGATGCGCACACACCGCCATCTCCATCACCACCATTACAATGGACACAAAGGTGACTTACCAGCAGTTACtagaaattatttaatttacttttcaCTTGCACACACACAAACAATGAAAAAACCCAATTCACAAACATGTTTTAGAAATGAATACAATCAGAAGAGAATAGGAAAAAAGAATAACATCATAAGAAATCCCTCCTTATGTATTTGAGCagaaggagagagaatttcTGATACCTGAAGTAATTGCTGTAGTAGAATTACTAATGAGTGGTATCGAATTCAAGTGGTCTGAGCACAGGTGATGGAGAGGAGAGAGGAGAGAGCAGTGATTGCCCAGCCCCATTTTTCATCTTCACTGTACGCTGTAAAATTTGGGATGAATAaaagggatttttttttttaatttgataagaTAGTTTACAGGTGTCAAAACCTGTATGGAAGGTCTCTATAATGATATGGTTGAAAAATCCCTCTTTTTCCATTCTATTTCCATATCCTCCACTTGAAACTTCAAACCTTATCACTCCCTCTGTTCAAGCCTTGAAATCAACCAACCCACTTCAGATCATTATTATCCTGAAGAATGGCAGAATCAGTCCTTTACGACGTCGCTGCTAGAATCATTTCGAATCTGAGTTCTTCTGTGCTTAAGGAGATAGGGCTGGTATGGGGTCTCAAAGATGAGCTTGACAAACTCAGGAGAACTGTTTCCACCATTGAAACTGTGCTTCTTCATGCGGAGGAGCAGTCCATGGAGAATCCTCAAATCAAACTTTGGCTTGGAATGCTGAGTGAAGTCATGTATGATGCTGATGATTTGCTGGATGGATTTTCAACGGAGGCCTTGCGTCAGCAAGTTATGGGTGGTTCTAAAACCGCCAAGAAGGTGCGTCTTTTCTTTTCAAGTTCCAACCAGTTTGCTTTTGGTCTCAAAATGGGTCATAAAGTTAAGGCTCTTAGAGAGAGATTAGATGATATTGCTGCAGAAAGAAAGTTCCACTTGGAAGAACGTTCTGTAGAGAGGGGTTTTGTAGCTAGGGGCAGGGACCAAACTCATTCCTCTGCCCCTGCTGTCGTTATTGGTAGACAGGACGAAAAGGAGGCAATTGTAAAGCTTTTACTCTCTTCTGATTGTGAAGAGAATGTGTCGGTTGTTCCCATTGTTGGTATTGGAGGTTTGGGAAAGACTACACTTGCTCAACTGGTATATAGTGACGATAAGGTCAATAACCATTTTGCTTTGAAGATGTGGGTTTGTGTGTCTGATGAATTTGACGTGCAGTTGCTGGTGGGAAAAGTTTTAGAATCTGCAACTCGACAGGCGACTCAAAACACCCAGATGGATCTATTAAAAACTCTCCTCCATGAAAAGATAAATGGTAGAAGGTATCTACTTGTGTTGGATGATGTGTGGAATGAGGATGTGAGTAAATGGTTCAGCTTCAGAGATTTGCTAGCTGGTGGTGCAAGAGGAAGTAAGATTATAATTACTACACGGCTCAGAAAGATTGCAGAGATGAGTCGGCCAATCTCTATACATGAATTAAGAGGTTTGTCTGGGGATGAGGCTTGGTTATTGTTCAAACAGATGGCATTCAAGCAGGGGCAGGTGCCAAGTCCAAGCCATGAAGCTATAGGACGGGAAATTGTAGGCAAGTGTTGTGGAGTTCCTTTAGCCATAAGAGCAATAGGAGGCATGTTGTATTCTGAAGATTTGGAGTCTGAATGGTTGTTGTTCAAAAATGAAGAACTCTCGAAGCTAGATGTGTACAGGGAAGATATTTTGCCAATCCTTAAGTTGAGTTACAATCATCTGCCGTCCTATTATAAGCATTGTTTTGCTTATTGCAGCTTATATCCTAAAGATTATGAAATTCCGGTAGAAGAACTGATACATCTTTGGAAGGCACAGGGGTATCTCAAGTCAACAGATTCAAATGAGTGTCTTCAGGATGTTGGCCTTAGATGTTTCATGAATCTTTTTCGACTGTCATTCTTTCAAGATGTTCAAAAGGATAACTTTGGTAATATTAAAAGTTGCAAAATGCATGATTTAATGCATGATCTGGCCATTTCAGTTGCGGGGGACAATTTCTCTTCGTCACATTCTGGAATAAGAAGTATTATAGACAAAACTCAGCATATGTCATTTCGGGTTGATCAAAATTCCATTTCGCAAGATTTTTCTTCATTGTTGAAGGCAAAAAAGGTAAGAACAATATTGCCATTTGTTGAACTACCTGTTAACATCAAAGAAGAAGAACTCGATGCAGTGTTTTGTAATTTGAGACGCTTGAGGGTGTTAAATTTATCTTACTTGAAAATTAATGAACTGTCAAGTTCTATTTATCAATTGAAGCATCTAAGATATCTTGACCTTTCCCGCAATGAAGATATCAAGAAACTTCCGGATTCAATCACGACTCTGCAGAACCTTCAAGTGTTGAAATTAATTGAGTGTACTGAACTCATGCAACTGCCGGATAATATCACAAAATTGGTCAATCTTACAGATCTTGATAATGACAAGTGTTATAGCTTGACACATATGCCACAAGATATTGGAAAATTGACACGACTTGAGACGTTATCTAGATTCGTAATAGCCAAGGATGATTCTATCTTCTCCAAACATAGCGGTGGACTTGAGGAATTACATGAATTAAACAACTTGAGAGGTTCATTGGAAATCAGGAATTTGAAATACTTGAAAAACACTGCATTTGAATTATATTTGAATGAGAAGAAACACCTTGAAAAATTGACACTATATTGGGACTTTTGCTGTGGAGATTGCAGCGCAAATGATGTTGCTAAAGATGAAATGGGATTGGAAGCACTATGTCCGAACCAAAATTTGAAAGAATTGTCAGTGGTTGATTACAGAGGAGTGAAGCCTCCAAGCTGGCTAATATCGATGACTAATTTAGTTTCCATTGATTTTCAGTGTTGCAGAAGCATACAGTGGCTCCCACCATTTGATCAGCTCCCTTATCTTAAAGAGTTATGTGTTTGGGTTTTAACTAACCTGGAGCACATAGATGTTGCCGTGAATTTTGAAAACAGAGGATCTTCGTCATTCTTTCCTTCCCTAACAAGGCTTACTCTACACGGCTGCCCCAATCTGAAGGGATTTTTGAGATTCAAGACTGATGTTGGAATGAACCAAACATCTTTATCAATGGAAGAGCTGCCCTGCTTTCCTTGTCTTGATCAGTTGCAAATTGGAGATTGTCCTAGCTTGACGTACATGCCACTCTTTCCGAAGCTTAAAAGGCTGATATTGATGAAAGACGGAATAAAACCCCTGATGGAAGTACTGAAGATGACGACAACTTCAACATCACAATCCACCTCTTCACCTTTCTCTACTCTCTCTCAATTGGAGGATCTTTCAATCATTCAAATGGAAGATGTTCCGCTGGATGAGTTGCTACAATACCTTCCTTCTCTTCAATATCTCAGTTTTTCTAAATGCTCATGTAAAAGTCTGTCTGGTGATGAGAATGATGATGGCATGCAGTGGCAAAGCCTTAAAGTCCTCCGTGCTGTTTATTTTATGAACATGCCAAACTTGGTTTCTCTACCAAAGGGGCTTCAATATGTTACCACTCTGCGAACTCTGCAAACCAATAAGTGTGGTAGTTTGGCGTCTATACCAGAGTGGATCGGTAACCTCGTCATGTTACAATATTTGATTATTGAAGATTGTCCCCAACTATCAGAAAGATGCAAGAACAACACGGGCGAGGATTGGCCTAAGATTTGTCACATTCCAAATATTTCCATTGACCATCTAAGTATTCAGAGGAATGGCTGCCTGACTGCAAATCAATAAGTGGGTTTCTGTGTCTGAAAGAGCATGTCATTCTCATCTTTTGTGAATTGACTATAATCATATagtgtttttgaaaatttgtAATTTATACTCCTGTTGACTTGTCTTGCAGTGATGAAATGACTTAAAAACGGCCTAACACATGATGTCGATTAAAGCTCCTTATTTTTCATCGTACAAATCAAAGGGAGTTGACAAGGTCAGTTTTGAATGATCAACTGTTTGCTTCTTTTataacccttttttttttgtttgtttgaagTAAGTGTAACTTATTTTATCACCTATTCAATGTGCCAATTACTCACCTATTCAATGTGCCACTTACATCTTCCCCTTTGATGTATTCGTATTTTTTCCGATCTTCTTGACATATTATACTTCAAATTTGGTTCAAGTTTTTAGTAGAAAATTTTGCTGCTTGATTAGGAAGGAGAAGAACAGAAGCCACTAGAGTAAATTCGTCGTGGATTTGCACAAAACCCAATAGAGCTGTTGAAAAGTGATTCAAAGGAAAAGTCTTGATATAGCTCTGTTTTTTTGCTTATGTGAGTTTAAGTTAAATACAATTTCTATTCTTCTGCTTGTTTCAATTTTGTTCATGTTTGATCATAGAATCTAAATAATCATTCTAGTCTAATGAGGCTACTGCAACATATTTGTTCATGAACGTTCAATCTCTTTTTTTTAGAGGTCTAAtgtatatattttgatttgttcaACATGGTACGAGTGCTGATTTTTTAGGCTAAAGCTTCTTCTTTTACAGCTCTTGTTTATACTCTTTTTTGTGATGGTTAGATTGACAGATACAATGGTGGAGCTAGAATAAAATGCTCGGAGGGTCAATGGACgaaagttttgatttttttgatgAAACTTCAGCGGCAGATTATTTTTTTCCAGATTTTGCTAGTGGTATCAATTCCATGATAGATTCTAATGCGTTCAattaaaagatcaagggctcagaGGTTAGTAAGGAAGTTAATGTGTCTCATTCCAGAACAGACATAGTTTATGCTGTAAGTTTGGTGAGTCCATATATGCATGATACTCGTTATTCTCACGTGGTAGTTTTTCGTATTCTGAATGCTTAATAGATTAGGAGCCCTTGAATTTGGCTTAAAAAATTGATTGGCCACTGAATTTACAGAGTGTCACATTAactcctgaacttgcttaaagtgacatgATTAACCTCCTAAATCCATAGTGGCAAAACAAGAGAGGATTTGGCTAAACTGTATCATTCTAAGCAAGTTAAAGTGTCAATAGAactataagcaagtttaggaggcCAATAGTTACATTGAAATTAAGCTTGAAACTATACCAACTAATAAACGTTAGATTTAAGATTGCACTATTTTGTGCAGGGATGCTAATCGTTCTTCCTTAATAACCATATGGCTAAATTTGTATGGTATTccttgtaataaaaaaattcatctaGCCTTCAATTTGGTACTTGTATCTGATTCAGTTCAATTATGACATGTCCAGGCAATGATCAAGAGGGAAACGTAATGCTTTATTGGTAATCTTTACTGTAAAACACCTTGGCATTGCAGAAAGTAATGGTTTATTGGTAATCTTTAACAGAATGCACGAAACTTGAAGCACGGCATGGACTCTGCCAAATGTATTAGTTCTTGAATCAGTACAAGCCTACATAGCTGGTTGGCATACAGAGGGAAGATCATGTCGACTAATGTATCAGCAAAAGGTTCAATTGAGTTAACATGGTGATTCTCTTGCTTTCTGTTGAAAGTTCATATGGATTGTCTTTACTTCTGATGTTAATCTCATAGTATTTGATATGCTAACCATTTATGAGCTGTTCTTCGCTCTTGCTTATTCTATAACTCATTCAAATCACATCTCAAGCTTCATTGTAGTTTTGGACACCAGATAGATGCAATGATAGTTCCAGGATAATGCCAGGAGAAAGCGGAAGTGATCATCAAATGTCTGTTCATTTCTGTAAGGGTTTATCAGGTTTCCCAAGGGTTTATGAGATTTATGAAGCAATTCTCAAACAAATATGCAAACTAGTGCTCTTCTTCCATGCCTCAACAAAGGCCTTATTCATGTCAGCAGTCTGAAACAGCATGGGCTGAAACATGATGTTGATTAGAGCCCCTTATTTGTCCTACACATCGCAGGGTGTTGACAAGGTCTGTTCTGAATGATCAAATTGTATGCTTCTTTATTGACCCTTTTGATCTATACCTTCATTTCTTTATCCACTTGCTATTTTTTTAAGTTCGTGGAGAAGCGCAACAATGGTGGATAGCTTTCATGCTCTAGTATAATACTGGAATAGATGATAAGCCTTACAGCATGTGTTTCTAAATTAGGCTATCCTCCTCACAAAGCACCCTTATGATATGGGTAAGAGTTGAATTGGGCATCATTGCTCCTTTCAGGTTCTATTTAGTTTCTAAAATGAAGTTTAATTAACATAGTATATTTTGGTATCTCAGAGCTATCAGAAGATGAAAGAGATTCTCTGTCGAATAATTAACACGGCGTCAGCGGGTGTGTTCTTCCTAATACTATGTGTCATGGCAATGTGAGGTATTTCAACTTCTTGTTACTCTACAATACCTTGGAATTGCAGAATATAGGGATTTCTAATACTAGTGTGGCCCTGTTTGGCAAATAGCTGTTATTTTTTGTTTGCtaatttgactagctgattgtgtaaacttgtttggtaaaacttagctgattgttaATAGCATGGTAACCCTATTATTTGGTGTTAAAAGGtagtaattaggggtaaaaatgtcattGAGTAATAAGCTAAATGAAAAGTCCTTAAAAccagctttttcaaaattagttttttgcacccaataagctctttcaaccCTCTATTCACCAAAAACACTat includes:
- the LOC136225977 gene encoding putative disease resistance protein RGA3 produces the protein MAESVLYDVAARIISNLSSSVLKEIGLVWGLKDELDKLRRTVSTIETVLLHAEEQSMENPQIKLWLGMLSEVMYDADDLLDGFSTEALRQQVMGGSKTAKKVRLFFSSSNQFAFGLKMGHKVKALRERLDDIAAERKFHLEERSVERGFVARGRDQTHSSAPAVVIGRQDEKEAIVKLLLSSDCEENVSVVPIVGIGGLGKTTLAQLVYSDDKVNNHFALKMWVCVSDEFDVQLLVGKVLESATRQATQNTQMDLLKTLLHEKINGRRYLLVLDDVWNEDVSKWFSFRDLLAGGARGSKIIITTRLRKIAEMSRPISIHELRGLSGDEAWLLFKQMAFKQGQVPSPSHEAIGREIVGKCCGVPLAIRAIGGMLYSEDLESEWLLFKNEELSKLDVYREDILPILKLSYNHLPSYYKHCFAYCSLYPKDYEIPVEELIHLWKAQGYLKSTDSNECLQDVGLRCFMNLFRLSFFQDVQKDNFGNIKSCKMHDLMHDLAISVAGDNFSSSHSGIRSIIDKTQHMSFRVDQNSISQDFSSLLKAKKVRTILPFVELPVNIKEEELDAVFCNLRRLRVLNLSYLKINELSSSIYQLKHLRYLDLSRNEDIKKLPDSITTLQNLQVLKLIECTELMQLPDNITKLVNLTDLDNDKCYSLTHMPQDIGKLTRLETLSRFVIAKDDSIFSKHSGGLEELHELNNLRGSLEIRNLKYLKNTAFELYLNEKKHLEKLTLYWDFCCGDCSANDVAKDEMGLEALCPNQNLKELSVVDYRGVKPPSWLISMTNLVSIDFQCCRSIQWLPPFDQLPYLKELCVWVLTNLEHIDVAVNFENRGSSSFFPSLTRLTLHGCPNLKGFLRFKTDVGMNQTSLSMEELPCFPCLDQLQIGDCPSLTYMPLFPKLKRLILMKDGIKPLMEVLKMTTTSTSQSTSSPFSTLSQLEDLSIIQMEDVPLDELLQYLPSLQYLSFSKCSCKSLSGDENDDGMQWQSLKVLRAVYFMNMPNLVSLPKGLQYVTTLRTLQTNKCGSLASIPEWIGNLVMLQYLIIEDCPQLSERCKNNTGEDWPKICHIPNISIDHLSIQRNGCLTANQ